Genomic segment of Panicum virgatum strain AP13 chromosome 2K, P.virgatum_v5, whole genome shotgun sequence:
ctccactgccttggtaatacgcgatcaatagtgccccctggtcagtcaaacgcctcggcttccactatatcaaagtggacgtccacctaccgcaataaatgcgaaggtaggtggacctcaatatggagaccaagggcctcatacacgtgtcggccccggaccaccctgaggcggggcgtccaaactttcccttggagaggggtccggttgctatccaggaccctatgaggggtcccggacctgcctgcgggagtccggatggcacgtggaggtcccggacccgcctgcgggggtccgggtccgcggccacaggtgctgagcatttccacctctgggacacgtggtgacaccggacccgtccccaaacgggaagcgggtccgggaccgttggtccggtgagatggagtcggaacccaggagtccggctgctcagctccttagggcgtagttacggataactacgcgagtcttggcacagtaggagtgggtaccccagttgtagggtaccgacaatatatatatataaatgttCCATGAGAAAGAATCAcatgaagtttttttttgtatggACCAGATACTTGTAGATAGATGAGCACAAAGTTAGATGGGAAATGCAGGAGAAAAATGGCGATCAGTGGACCTGCGATAGTCCATCTCTTTCAGCTCCATGTGTACACGCACAGGGAGATAACCTGCTATTATATTCCACACAGAACAAATCAAAAGATGTAGTGTAGGAGATAACATCAAAGAAAAAGCCGGCTGCGCTAGCTAATCAAGGGAGTAAGGGTGGGTGGAGGTTATTTATCACGCGAGCTactggaggtggaggtagagCTATCGCAGAAGGAGGCACAGctcgctggcaggtgggcccgaGTGCCACtgtgcttcttcctcctccagacCTCGCGATGGTGGTGACGCCAGGGTTAGGGAAGGGGGTTGCCGGAGTCTTTGGGGGGTGGtgggtgggcggagcggccggcggcgaggtcgccgccggccgaggtggcggtggaggcggcggatctTTAGGTTCGGGGTTGCTGGGGCCCGGGGAGCTCCATGATCATCGGACATAGAGGAGAGggccgggggtggcggcggcccagcggcgagggcggggccGGACCTCCGTTgggtggtgccggcggcgggggcgaagaGAAGACGACGTGGCGGTGGCTAGGCGGCACGGTGGCGGGCTCGAttagcgtggcggcggcggaggccgctccgccgccggagctggaggtggcgtgggcggcgctcgCTTCTGCGATTGGACGCCTTCCAATCGCAGAAAGCGATGAATAGACGCTCCCGTAAGGATGTCCCACTGAGAGATAATTGACCAGAGCAGATCAGGTTAGATCAAATCAGACCAATTGGATAGTTACTTTAAGATGTGATGGGGCGTAGCTCTACGATTTTTGTCATAGGATTGACGTTGACGCTATGGTCCATCACAGGATACGTCCCAGTATTAGCCAGTGTGAACGAGAAATTCATTCGCACGTTCCTTGAGTCATAAAATGCGTGGTTCTTTGACCATAATCCGATCAAACTTTGACAAACAATCAATTTGGAAACATAAAAATCAGTGCGGTTTCATTTGCATTGTTAACAGCGCATGTGCGTACATGCACGCAGACGAGAGTTGCTTCACCAACGGGTACCTGGACACCCCGGTGGACTGGATCGCCGGCATGCTGCCGAGCGCCCGCCTCCGCGACCTCCCGACGTTCATCCGCACCACGGACCCCGACGACACCATGCTCACCATCAACATCAAGCAGTGCGAGCTCGACTCCCCGGCCGCCGACGGCATCCTCCTCAACACCTTCGACGACCTCGAGCGGCGGGCGCTCGACGCCATCCGCGCGCGCCTCCCCAACACCTTCACCGTGGGCCCGCTCGGCCCGGAGGTGGCGCCGCCGTCGTACCTGCCCTCGCTCACGTCCAGCCTGTGGCGGGGCGACGGCCGGTGCGCGGCGTGGCTGGACGCCCACGCGGCGGGCTCCGTGGTGTACGTCAACTTCGGGAGCATCACGGTGGTGACGGGCGAGCAGATGGACGAGTTCGCGTgggggctcgccgccgcggggtgCCCGTTCCTGTGGGTGGTCCGGCAGGACATggtgcgcgacggcggcgggtgggCGCTGCCGGAGGGgttcgcggcggcggtgtccGGGCGCGGGCTCACGGTGGGGTGGTGCGACCAGGAGGCCGTGCTGGAGCACCCGGCGACGGGCGGGTTCCTGAGccactgcgggtggaactcgacGCTGGAGAGCCTCCGCGCGGGGGTGCCGCTGCTGTGCTGGCCCTTCTTCTCGGAGCAGGTGACCAACTGCCGGTACGCGTGCGAGGAGTGGGGGGTGGGGATGGAGATGCCGCGCGAGGCGGCGCgaggcgaggtggaggcggccgtgAGGGAGCTGATGGGCGCCGAGGGCAGGGGCGCGGCCGCCAGGAGGGGGGCCGCCGAGTGGAAGGAAAAGGCCAGGGCGGCGGTCGCGCCGGGCGGGTCGTCGCACGCCAACCTCGAGAGGTTCATCCAAGAGGTCGCGCGCGCCAAAGCGGCCAAGTGATGAATAATCCGGGCGTGTGCTGTAATGGATTACTGCCTTACTGGTTGATGATTGATGTAAAACAGACGCAGAAACCTGATGTTTGCAACTTGATTAATCAACGCAACAACGATGTTCCCAAATTTTAATAGCATGCCTACATTCTGCAGAAGTAAGCCAGCATCAAGTGCACCCCATGGCTGCTACCGGCTTCCGTAAGCATGAAAAcctgctccccctcctccacgaAGGGAAGTTGTTACCATCTTTCAGCCCGCTTTCCACCAACTCCCACAGAAACCGGTATAAAATGAAAAGTCGATCTCACCCTTATCAATAAGGGGCACTTTCTCATGATAGATTCCGGCCGTATCGGCAGGAAACTGGGCATGATCCACAAAACGAGTACAACAAGTAAAATTCCCTGGTAAAATTGACCCAGGTAATTGTGTTAAGTCTGCATTGTACACAAAATCTGGGAGGGTGATTTGAAGTTCGGTGCTAGTGTGCTACACAGGAGTAAACTGAGCTAAATATGTGCCTATAAACGGATTCTCACAGAAGGGGTGGTGGCGCAGTTGGCTAGCGCGTAGGTCTCATAGCTAATCGTGAGTGATCCTGAGGTCGAGAGTTCGAGCCTCTCTCACCCCACAAATTTTTTCCCCATCTTCCTTGTTTGTTTGTCGCCCTTTTTATGTGGGGCCCTGGTCGGTGGAACAGTCAGCGGTTGTTTTACTCGAGACAAATTTTTGTTTTCCCATCTTCCTTGTTTGCTTGTCGCCCTTTTTATGTGGGGCCCTGGTCGGTGGAACAGTCAGCGGTTGTTTTACTCGAGAGCTGCTGCGACGTGCGCGTCAGTCTCAAATGCTCAATCGCGATTTTCCCATGGACAGGCAAGTGTGGCCAAAGCGCGCGACAGGCATATGCGACGCGAGAACAGGCGATAACACAGGATTTCACTGGCACCCGAGTCACTTTGGTTTGCAGTGTTTTCCGTTACATGCTTGTGAATGGCTCCCGCGTTGAATCTAGCACTACAGCGAACAATGGcggagagcactcatgccacaCATCTACCCGTCCTCATTTGCGTGCCACAAGCGGATCTGCAGATGCAAGCGACGACCTGTCCGCCATTGGTGAAGCTATCTATACCTGCGAGATGAATCAACACAAGGTTacattattttcaaaaaaaagaaaaagaaaaaaagaaagaaggttACAAGATAGTACGCCGCAGGAACCGTGCCAACATATGACTGAGCATATCAACTTAATCACCGCAGCATATGACTGTCGAGGGATTGAGCTAGTCAGAAATTGGTCCTAGAGATCAATGCAAAATTTTCCGGACCTTGTCGTCTCCCTTTGCAGCTTCAGCGGCCGGCTCTTTGAAAAACTCGATGACGTTCTTGCACacctccttgggcttctcaagaTTGACTGCGTGCCCAGCGTTTTTTATGACAACCAATCGAGAATTCCCCTCTAGATGCCTGTCAATTGTGTCAACTAATCAGCAATATGGTAACAATTTTCATGGGAGTGTTGGTGAAGTAAACATCATGTCGACTAAAAGGATCTCAAAGGTAGCATCAACGAACCGGTTCAATCTGTGAGCCAGCTCCATCGGGAACACCCGATCTTGCTCCCCCCAGATTATAAGCGTCGGCTGCATTAGATTGAATTGAGAAAACTATATCAATACAGAAAGCTGCAAATCATCATCTGTTCCTTCTTAGTGTCAGAGTTGTCGAGTTGATAGCATCAATTCATGAATACACTATCACAAGCAGTTAGTAGTACTCTCTCTAGTACGACGATCCAAAACATGCTGGCATTTAGCTTTAAGAAGCAAGGTTTTACAAAGAAACTAGCTACCTGAGTCAGTTTTGGAAGAGTCGAGAGTTGTCTCCCGTTAATCAAAGCATATAGCAGCTCAGTCTTCTCCTGGATATGGACCGAGCCCATCACCTGGTACAGTAAAACATGGCCACACTTAGGGTAATAGGTGAATCGAAACAATGCTGTTTACTGTAC
This window contains:
- the LOC120694530 gene encoding UDP-glycosyltransferase 85A3-like translates to MAPAKPHVLLIPYPAQGHVNPFLKLAKALHARGFHVTFVHTEYNHGRLLRARGASAFDAGAGGFRFETIPDGLPPSDLDATQDIWALCEATRRTGPAAVRGLVRRLNRTDGVPPVSCVVADGAMGYVVHVAKEMGLPAYLFFTPSGCGLLAYLNFDQLVKRGYAPFKDESCFTNGYLDTPVDWIAGMLPSARLRDLPTFIRTTDPDDTMLTINIKQCELDSPAADGILLNTFDDLERRALDAIRARLPNTFTVGPLGPEVAPPSYLPSLTSSLWRGDGRCAAWLDAHAAGSVVYVNFGSITVVTGEQMDEFAWGLAAAGCPFLWVVRQDMVRDGGGWALPEGFAAAVSGRGLTVGWCDQEAVLEHPATGGFLSHCGWNSTLESLRAGVPLLCWPFFSEQVTNCRYACEEWGVGMEMPREAARGEVEAAVRELMGAEGRGAAARRGAAEWKEKARAAVAPGGSSHANLERFIQEVARAKAAK